A genomic window from Anopheles ziemanni chromosome X, idAnoZiCoDA_A2_x.2, whole genome shotgun sequence includes:
- the LOC131290874 gene encoding carbonic anhydrase-related protein 10, which translates to CTLIFVYDKLKPLSAVSWEEWWTYDGISGPAFWGLINPEWSLCNKGRRQSPVNLEPQRLLFDPNLRTLHIDKHRISGTIANTGHSVIFTADNETISAYGTPQVPVNLTGGPLSYRYRFHEIHIHYGLHDQFGSEHSVEGYTFPAEIQIFGYNSQLYANFSDALYRAQGIVGVAILLQLGDLSNPELRMLTDQLDRIRYGGDEATVRRISVRDLLPDTEHYMTYEGSTTAPACYETVTWIVMNKPIYITKQQLHALRRLMQGGPDHPKAPLGNNFRPPQPLLHRPVRTNIDFRNKLEKGGKICATMYKDVHYKANSWKHN; encoded by the exons TGCACTTTGATTTTCGTTTACGATAAGCTTAAAC CCCTGTCAGCGGTTAGTTGGGAGGAATGGTGGACGTATGATGGCATCTCCG GGCCCGCCTTCTGGGGCTTGATCAACCCGGAGTGGTCGCTGTGCAACAAGGGACGTCGACAATCGCCGGTCAACCTGGAGCCGCAGCGTCTGCTGTTCGACCCGAACCTCCGCACGCTGCACATCGACAAGCACCGA ATCAGCGGGACGATCGCTAACACGGGCCACAGCGTCATCTTCACGGCGGACAACGAGACCATCTCGGCGTACGGGACGCCGCAGGTGCCCGTCAACCTGACCGGCGGGCCCCTCTCGTACCGGTACCGGTTTCACGAGATCCACATCCACTACGGCCTGCACGACCAGTTCGGTTCGGAGCACAGCGTCGAGGGTTACACCTTCCCGGCCGAG ATACAGATCTTCGGCTACAACTCGCAGCTGTACGCTAACTTCAGCGACGCGCTGTACCGGGCGCAAGGGATTGTCGGCGTCGCCATCCTGCTGCAGCTGGGCGACCTCTCCAACCCGGAGCTGCGCATGCTGACCGACCAGCTGGACCGGATCCGGTACGGCGGCGACGAGGCGACGGTGCGACGCATCTCCGTGCGCGACCTGCTGCCCGACACCGAGCACTACATGACGTACGAGGGCTCCACGACGGCGCCGGCCTGCTACGAAACCGTCACCTGGATCGTCATGAACAAACCTATCTACATCACCAAGCAGCAG CTACACGCACTGCGGAGGCTCATGCAGGGCGGACCGGATCACCCGAAGGCGCCGCTCGGCAACAACTTCCGGCCACCGCAGCCACTGCTGCACCGTCCCGTGCGGACGAACATTGACTTTCgaaacaaactggaaaaagggggaaaaatatGTGCAACTATGTACAAGGACGTTCACTATAAAG CTAATAGCTGGAAACACAACTGA